A genomic segment from Halobellus litoreus encodes:
- a CDS encoding threonine synthase, producing the protein MSSSVVCFRCGERYDDETRVRCACGQPLWFDTPDTDFTFSDDRDRDGMWRYESLLPIERPDGVARAAGGTPLVRSPGLDRAAGCRVYVKDESENPTGAYKDRGSAVAVSHAIEAGADVVGTISYGNMGISTAAHAASLGRECIVLVPDEIPQARLELIAQYEPSIVQVEGDYGALYADGVALSASHPISILVSDAPARISGYKTVVFEIYESLAPNTPDAIALPASSGGFASGVWRGLRDLAALDLLDELPRLYLVQTASADPITRAFDSGATEPTALSPEETEETIAHSIGNPDPPSGARALAAVRETNGAVVSVTDAEIRTAQRRFAVDGGFCVEPAAATPLAGLTRLSERGAIASNEEVVIVPTGTGFKERGTGDVPVSTERTSRSALPELLESLLDAR; encoded by the coding sequence ATGAGCTCTTCTGTAGTCTGCTTTCGGTGTGGTGAACGGTACGACGACGAAACGCGGGTCCGCTGTGCGTGCGGTCAACCGCTCTGGTTCGACACGCCCGATACTGACTTCACCTTCTCAGACGATCGAGACAGAGACGGAATGTGGCGGTACGAGTCGCTGCTGCCGATCGAGCGACCCGACGGCGTCGCGCGCGCCGCCGGGGGGACGCCGCTCGTCAGAAGCCCGGGACTCGATCGGGCCGCTGGGTGCCGGGTGTACGTGAAAGACGAGAGCGAGAATCCGACTGGGGCGTACAAGGACCGCGGCAGTGCCGTCGCGGTTTCACACGCTATCGAAGCAGGTGCCGACGTCGTCGGCACGATCTCGTACGGGAATATGGGAATCAGCACGGCCGCCCACGCTGCCAGCCTCGGCCGAGAATGCATCGTGTTGGTACCCGACGAGATCCCGCAGGCCCGACTGGAGCTGATTGCGCAGTACGAGCCTTCGATCGTGCAGGTCGAAGGCGACTACGGAGCCCTGTACGCCGATGGGGTGGCCCTGTCGGCGTCGCATCCGATTTCGATTCTCGTCAGCGATGCGCCAGCCCGCATCAGCGGGTACAAGACGGTCGTCTTCGAGATCTACGAGTCGCTCGCCCCGAACACGCCCGACGCGATCGCGCTGCCAGCGAGTTCCGGCGGGTTCGCTTCGGGAGTCTGGCGCGGGCTTCGCGACCTCGCGGCGCTCGACCTGCTCGACGAGCTCCCGCGGCTGTATCTCGTCCAGACCGCCTCCGCCGATCCGATAACGCGAGCCTTCGACTCTGGGGCGACGGAACCAACGGCTCTCTCGCCCGAGGAAACCGAGGAGACGATTGCGCACTCGATCGGGAATCCGGACCCACCGAGCGGCGCTCGTGCGCTCGCGGCCGTCCGGGAGACCAACGGCGCCGTCGTGTCGGTCACCGACGCGGAGATTCGGACCGCCCAGCGACGGTTCGCCGTCGATGGTGGCTTCTGTGTCGAACCCGCGGCAGCGACGCCCCTAGCCGGCCTCACGCGTCTTTCAGAGCGCGGCGCGATTGCTTCTAACGAGGAGGTCGTGATCGTGCCGACCGGGACTGGCTTCAAGGAACGTGGGACGGGCGACGTGCCGGTCAGTACCGAGCGAACGAGTCGGTCGGCGTTGCCGGAGTTGCTCGAATCGCTTCTCGACGCACGCTGA
- a CDS encoding flavodoxin domain-containing protein — translation MATFLVCYGTGEGQTEKIATRIGSTLRDRGHEVTVADLGEGSPDQPLTEFDAVLVGSSIHVGTHQSAVRTFVGEHRDVLTSRPTGFFQVSLSSATADEQRRAEAAKYVDEFVESTGWHPDRIGLFGGALRYSEYGFLTRLLMKRIAADATGDTDTSQDYEYTDWEEVEAFARDFAAFVEGRLGVAPPGTDETEP, via the coding sequence ATGGCAACGTTTCTGGTGTGCTACGGCACCGGTGAGGGACAGACTGAGAAAATAGCCACTCGAATCGGTTCGACGCTCCGAGACCGGGGGCACGAGGTCACGGTGGCCGACCTCGGTGAGGGCTCTCCTGACCAACCTCTCACGGAGTTCGACGCCGTTCTGGTGGGCTCGTCGATCCACGTCGGTACCCATCAGTCAGCCGTCCGAACGTTCGTCGGCGAGCATCGCGACGTGCTGACGAGCCGTCCGACAGGGTTCTTTCAAGTGTCTCTGTCGTCGGCGACCGCCGACGAGCAACGGCGAGCCGAGGCTGCGAAGTACGTCGACGAGTTCGTCGAGTCGACCGGTTGGCACCCTGACCGGATCGGTCTGTTCGGCGGGGCCCTGCGGTATTCGGAGTACGGCTTTCTCACGCGCCTGCTGATGAAGCGGATCGCCGCGGACGCGACAGGTGATACGGACACGTCACAGGATTACGAGTATACCGATTGGGAAGAAGTTGAGGCGTTCGCCCGCGATTTCGCCGCCTTCGTCGAGGGGCGACTCGGTGTTGCTCCGCCCGGGACGGACGAAACAGAACCGTGA
- a CDS encoding PRC-barrel domain-containing protein, with amino-acid sequence MDTVLASSLAGDTVMTTDGLELGTVENVTMNVKTGELAYLRLDPDSQPSSGFDRTEEGQLLIPADRVEAKQDYLLVAPPR; translated from the coding sequence ATGGACACAGTACTCGCTTCGTCGCTCGCCGGGGATACCGTGATGACGACCGACGGCCTGGAACTCGGGACTGTGGAGAACGTCACGATGAACGTGAAGACGGGCGAACTTGCCTACCTGCGTCTGGATCCTGACAGCCAGCCGAGCAGCGGATTCGATCGGACCGAGGAGGGACAGTTACTCATCCCCGCAGACCGGGTCGAAGCGAAACAGGACTATCTGCTCGTTGCTCCGCCGCGGTAA
- a CDS encoding PQQ-binding-like beta-propeller repeat protein translates to MAVVDGTVLSATAEGLRALDARTGERQWRAAFDGGSPTVRGDRVYISTDGAVRCLGFDSGRELWTRRLSTLTSQPLLLDVDSQGARVFVTTERTDENGATEGAVLYALDASTGETAYRLSSDTAAIYGHLAGRGTHVYGGTTTGSVVAFDVSAREVAWQAHLGEYVNSVAVSEAVVFAGSHSGVVAALDRITGDERWRTTLEGEEVAVRVRPAVATGTVYVAATDGNLYAFDEVTGEEQWRFDGGERLSQPPTVVGTDEECVVFGSDAGNVFGIDATAGEMQWTHQLRDRVNTPPVVVDGVVYVGDSSGRLYALANEDSTGVAASGSCRTSSTEETARGQRDTDGDGVVDSQDYAPRDRSVQSKSDLRDRYGEASTENEREGFLLGTGVGAAVSLGGVGLGYVLWGRSAADSSDS, encoded by the coding sequence GTGGCAGTCGTCGACGGGACTGTCCTGTCGGCGACCGCTGAGGGGCTCCGAGCGCTCGACGCCAGAACCGGCGAACGCCAGTGGCGGGCGGCGTTCGACGGCGGCTCCCCGACGGTTCGTGGCGATCGGGTGTACATCAGTACCGACGGTGCTGTCCGCTGTCTCGGTTTCGATTCGGGGCGCGAGCTGTGGACGCGTCGATTGTCCACCCTGACGAGTCAACCGTTGCTTCTCGACGTCGACTCTCAGGGGGCCCGGGTGTTCGTGACCACCGAGCGGACGGACGAAAACGGCGCTACCGAGGGTGCGGTACTGTATGCCTTGGACGCCTCGACGGGCGAGACTGCGTATCGGCTCTCCAGTGACACGGCTGCGATATACGGCCATCTCGCCGGCCGCGGCACGCACGTCTACGGCGGAACCACGACCGGATCTGTCGTCGCGTTCGACGTGAGTGCACGGGAGGTTGCATGGCAGGCACACCTCGGAGAGTACGTCAATTCCGTCGCAGTGTCGGAGGCGGTCGTCTTCGCGGGGAGTCACTCGGGAGTCGTGGCCGCGCTCGACCGAATCACGGGAGACGAACGCTGGCGAACGACGCTGGAGGGGGAAGAGGTCGCCGTTCGGGTCCGGCCGGCGGTCGCGACTGGGACCGTATACGTGGCTGCAACCGACGGAAACCTCTACGCCTTCGACGAAGTCACGGGAGAAGAGCAGTGGCGGTTCGACGGCGGCGAGAGACTCAGCCAACCCCCGACCGTCGTCGGCACCGACGAGGAGTGCGTCGTCTTCGGAAGCGACGCTGGCAACGTCTTCGGTATCGATGCCACCGCCGGTGAGATGCAGTGGACTCACCAACTGCGTGACCGGGTCAACACGCCGCCCGTGGTCGTCGACGGCGTCGTCTACGTCGGCGATTCGTCGGGGCGATTGTACGCGCTTGCGAACGAAGACTCGACTGGCGTCGCTGCGAGCGGTTCCTGTCGGACCTCTTCCACAGAGGAAACTGCGCGTGGACAACGCGATACCGACGGCGACGGCGTCGTGGACAGTCAGGATTACGCGCCCCGAGATCGCTCGGTCCAGAGCAAGAGCGACCTCCGTGACCGGTACGGCGAAGCTTCGACCGAAAACGAGCGCGAGGGGTTCCTTCTCGGAACCGGCGTCGGTGCCGCCGTCTCTCTGGGCGGCGTCGGTCTCGGCTATGTGCTCTGGGGACGCTCGGCCGCTGATTCGAGCGACTCGTAG
- a CDS encoding type II CAAX endopeptidase family protein, whose product MSKPDVPRDADSPSNQQSVATRGTDRRRQFTRTLLAPLWNRTEHRPRALWRILGAFVLVAVGSQVLPPVLFGNRDLPPSVLGAAQNAFTVIIVLLVAVVWAWNVDRRRLTDYGLDVGPEWIRDAAAGAVIAFLVWGMALGVHLSVGWAHISAVLSPGVAANALPVSQALIAFSVQFLLVGIWEELLFRGIVLTNAAEGLQLRWLSERGAVLAGLGTSSLLFGVVHVDQAASLPALAFWVLMGVVLGSAYVVTDSLAVPIGLHSATNLAFNNVYGLSNVRPETAEIAATVLRPEFTGPARFVAVSGLVNVGAVVLIAVLSIGYVTVQRRGLRMRLSPADSVS is encoded by the coding sequence ATGTCGAAGCCCGATGTGCCCCGCGATGCGGACAGCCCCTCCAACCAGCAGAGCGTCGCCACGCGAGGGACCGATCGTCGACGACAGTTCACACGGACGCTGCTCGCCCCGTTGTGGAACCGCACTGAGCACCGGCCGCGCGCACTGTGGCGGATCCTCGGTGCGTTCGTACTCGTCGCCGTCGGATCACAGGTCCTTCCGCCCGTCCTCTTCGGTAATCGAGATCTTCCGCCATCGGTCCTGGGAGCCGCACAGAACGCCTTTACCGTAATAATAGTGCTTCTCGTGGCCGTGGTCTGGGCCTGGAACGTCGATCGCCGCCGACTCACTGATTACGGACTCGACGTCGGACCGGAGTGGATCCGTGATGCGGCTGCGGGTGCGGTCATCGCGTTCCTCGTATGGGGGATGGCGCTCGGAGTGCACCTCTCCGTGGGGTGGGCGCACATCTCGGCGGTTCTGTCACCGGGCGTCGCTGCGAACGCGCTTCCCGTTTCACAGGCACTGATCGCGTTCTCCGTCCAATTCTTGCTCGTCGGAATCTGGGAAGAACTGCTGTTCCGCGGTATCGTGCTCACCAACGCCGCCGAGGGACTCCAGTTGCGGTGGCTCTCCGAACGCGGTGCGGTGCTGGCTGGACTCGGTACGTCTTCACTGCTCTTTGGCGTCGTTCACGTCGACCAGGCGGCTTCACTGCCCGCGCTCGCGTTCTGGGTGCTGATGGGGGTGGTTCTGGGCAGTGCCTACGTCGTCACCGATTCGCTGGCCGTTCCGATCGGGCTTCACTCCGCGACGAACCTCGCGTTTAACAACGTCTACGGACTGAGTAACGTTCGACCCGAGACCGCGGAGATCGCCGCCACGGTCCTCCGCCCCGAATTCACTGGTCCCGCGCGATTCGTCGCCGTCTCGGGGCTGGTGAACGTTGGGGCCGTTGTCCTCATCGCCGTACTCTCGATAGGGTACGTCACAGTCCAGCGGCGTGGGTTGCGGATGCGACTATCCCCCGCGGATTCTGTCAGCTGA
- a CDS encoding ArsR/SmtB family transcription factor translates to MSDGTDAAALADLLADDCARHILIETKNDPCSASELSARLDTSEPTIYRRLERLRKHDLVSEEIRPVTDGKNYKVYRARLHRVTLELTDEGFESTVSRRERMADRFTRFVENR, encoded by the coding sequence GTGTCGGACGGAACAGACGCGGCGGCACTCGCTGACCTCCTCGCGGACGACTGTGCCCGACACATCCTCATCGAAACGAAAAATGATCCCTGTTCGGCGTCCGAACTCAGTGCACGTCTCGATACGTCGGAACCGACGATCTACCGTCGGCTCGAACGACTTCGGAAGCACGACCTCGTGTCCGAGGAAATCCGGCCCGTTACCGACGGCAAGAACTACAAAGTCTATCGAGCGCGACTCCACAGAGTCACGCTGGAACTCACCGATGAGGGCTTCGAGAGCACCGTCTCCCGTCGTGAACGGATGGCCGACCGGTTCACTCGCTTCGTCGAAAACAGATGA
- a CDS encoding DUF7521 family protein, translating into MTTLEIILQSIDLDTLSRVRTVSELLSVALGLAISYLAYLGYRRNRSRPMLFIALGFALILGVPGLALVVLRFGLDAPIPIVNSVGQVSELAGLVAILYGLWTPQRT; encoded by the coding sequence ATGACCACACTTGAAATCATCCTCCAGTCGATCGATCTCGATACGCTGAGCCGTGTGCGCACCGTCAGTGAACTGCTCTCCGTCGCCCTGGGCTTAGCGATCAGCTACCTGGCGTACCTCGGCTATCGCCGGAATCGAAGCCGTCCGATGCTGTTTATCGCCCTCGGATTCGCGCTTATCCTCGGCGTTCCTGGCCTCGCACTCGTCGTGCTGAGATTCGGCCTCGACGCACCGATCCCGATCGTCAATAGTGTCGGCCAAGTCAGCGAACTCGCGGGGCTCGTCGCGATCCTTTACGGGCTGTGGACGCCGCAGCGCACGTAG
- a CDS encoding cupin domain-containing protein yields the protein MVPEITGRPLDDAGNPTDGPQLEVDPDGRAIQLFSASPHALASSPGMGMWSTILQYPESSGNGTPAMLVWLGPDATELPPHVHTSNREVFRSVEGTVTVVVDGEPNHLEPGERLTVEPGDPHYFRNDTDGFVAFHVEVPWTKTIDTQYMSAGLDHEGHFGTEGEFGEPDLVQGLLLAEYVEDETRIAIAPLPVQKVLWASIGRLARLAGRSAMDERYLRDRFWEARVEQPDV from the coding sequence ATGGTCCCCGAGATAACCGGCCGACCGCTCGACGACGCCGGTAACCCGACCGACGGCCCTCAACTCGAAGTCGATCCGGACGGACGTGCCATACAACTGTTTTCCGCGTCGCCGCACGCCCTCGCATCGAGTCCGGGGATGGGAATGTGGTCGACGATACTGCAGTACCCGGAATCGAGCGGGAACGGCACTCCAGCGATGCTCGTCTGGCTCGGCCCGGATGCCACCGAACTGCCGCCTCACGTCCATACGAGCAATCGCGAAGTCTTCCGGTCGGTCGAAGGTACGGTGACTGTCGTCGTTGACGGCGAACCGAACCATCTCGAACCTGGTGAACGACTGACCGTCGAACCTGGAGATCCGCACTACTTCAGAAACGACACCGACGGTTTCGTCGCCTTCCACGTCGAAGTCCCTTGGACCAAGACGATCGACACCCAGTATATGTCCGCGGGACTCGACCACGAGGGACATTTCGGGACTGAAGGAGAGTTCGGCGAACCTGATCTCGTTCAGGGCCTGTTGTTGGCCGAGTACGTCGAGGACGAAACGCGAATCGCCATTGCACCGCTCCCTGTGCAAAAGGTGCTCTGGGCTTCCATCGGCCGACTCGCGAGACTGGCTGGTCGCAGCGCGATGGATGAACGGTATTTGCGAGACCGGTTCTGGGAGGCCAGGGTGGAGCAACCCGACGTCTGA
- a CDS encoding site-specific integrase yields MTPKYAQFDDLGEFDRFYRDEIIPAIRADPAVELDPTRETPTYAWLKSNYSGFVERLRRSYDLSPGQFYEKVGLPPASNDDETDGWGLDHDPTVQVFEDYLEELERDRGRASTTVAPRKSRLKTFATTYRDVNGTSDLLTPLLDETAKPDEIARVRDTFRVLDDELGTLASKKKYVSAVKNWYTFVVEMGRGLYNPAENLLNRFGWDEDPRYDHPALSRDDLVAMLDVADADEGFLLLALAGWGLRPVEACELHVDQLVLDPSDREGTVPYIEFAAGERKNARRTRATVELLVGVDATQRRIDDLADRDGWTGYLLPGQSLDRPMSTATARRWLRDLGARAGVQIDGGHPLPKMGRRTWYRLYRQQQPSIEAGTAAVAAAQGSRDAAVSDRNYLDERTRREARAEAMRDLVRDELADVFGPRL; encoded by the coding sequence ATGACGCCGAAATACGCCCAATTCGACGATTTAGGCGAGTTCGATCGGTTTTATCGGGATGAGATCATTCCAGCGATCCGCGCGGACCCCGCCGTCGAACTCGACCCGACTCGCGAAACGCCGACGTACGCGTGGCTCAAATCGAACTATTCGGGGTTCGTCGAACGACTTCGACGCTCGTACGACCTCTCGCCCGGCCAGTTCTACGAAAAGGTAGGTCTGCCACCTGCCAGCAACGACGACGAAACCGACGGTTGGGGGCTCGATCACGACCCCACCGTTCAGGTATTCGAGGACTACCTCGAAGAACTCGAACGGGACCGAGGACGCGCCTCGACGACGGTGGCCCCGCGCAAATCTCGGTTGAAAACGTTCGCGACGACGTACCGCGACGTCAACGGAACGAGCGACTTGCTCACGCCGCTGCTGGACGAGACCGCCAAACCCGACGAGATCGCCCGGGTCCGCGATACGTTCCGCGTTCTGGACGACGAACTCGGAACGCTCGCCTCGAAAAAGAAGTACGTCTCGGCAGTGAAGAACTGGTACACGTTCGTCGTCGAGATGGGCCGAGGGCTCTACAACCCCGCCGAGAACCTCCTGAACCGGTTCGGGTGGGACGAGGACCCGCGCTACGATCACCCCGCGCTCTCACGCGACGACCTAGTTGCGATGCTCGACGTCGCCGACGCCGACGAGGGTTTCCTCCTCCTCGCGCTCGCCGGGTGGGGACTCCGCCCGGTCGAGGCCTGCGAGCTTCACGTCGATCAACTCGTGCTCGACCCATCCGATCGGGAGGGAACCGTTCCGTACATCGAGTTTGCCGCCGGGGAACGGAAGAACGCCCGTCGGACGCGCGCCACCGTGGAACTACTCGTCGGGGTCGATGCGACCCAACGGCGCATCGACGACCTCGCGGACCGCGACGGCTGGACGGGATACTTGTTGCCCGGCCAATCCCTCGATCGCCCGATGTCGACCGCGACCGCGCGCAGGTGGCTCCGGGACCTCGGAGCGCGCGCGGGGGTGCAGATCGACGGCGGGCATCCGCTCCCGAAGATGGGCCGACGGACGTGGTACCGGCTCTACCGGCAGCAACAGCCCTCGATCGAGGCCGGAACGGCTGCCGTCGCGGCCGCCCAAGGGAGCCGAGACGCGGCGGTCTCCGATCGAAACTACCTCGACGAGCGGACGCGGCGGGAGGCCCGTGCCGAGGCGATGCGCGACCTCGTCCGGGACGAACTCGCCGACGTCTTCGGACCGCGGTTATAA
- a CDS encoding alpha-ketoacid dehydrogenase subunit beta: MPETIINAINMALTEEMERDDSVVVFGEDVAETGGVFRATEGLKDRFGGTRVVDTPLSEIAIAGGAVGLAVFGLRPVAEIQFSGFLPPAFDQLVTHASRMRWRTRGEWSAPLVVRTPYGAGIRALEHHSESLEGAYAHIPGLKVVIPSTPYDTKGLLKASIRDPDPVLFMEPKHVYRSIREDVPDDDYEVPIGEAAVRRAGEDVTVISWGAMMHKTLEAVSKIDVDAEVIDLRTISPMDRATVVDSVEKTGRCVVVHEAPKSGGWASEIIATINDEVLMYLEAPIERVTGFDIPVPLLSMEDYYIPHPPRIAEAIERVADY; encoded by the coding sequence ATGCCTGAAACTATCATCAACGCGATCAATATGGCGCTGACCGAGGAGATGGAACGCGACGACAGCGTCGTCGTCTTCGGCGAGGACGTCGCCGAGACCGGCGGCGTGTTCAGGGCGACGGAGGGGCTGAAAGACCGGTTCGGCGGGACACGCGTGGTGGACACGCCGCTCTCGGAGATCGCCATCGCCGGCGGCGCGGTCGGACTGGCGGTCTTCGGGCTGCGCCCGGTCGCGGAGATCCAGTTCTCGGGGTTCCTCCCGCCGGCGTTCGACCAACTCGTCACCCACGCGAGTCGGATGCGGTGGCGCACCCGCGGCGAGTGGAGCGCGCCGCTGGTCGTCCGAACGCCGTACGGGGCGGGGATCCGCGCGCTGGAGCACCACTCCGAGAGCCTCGAAGGCGCATACGCGCACATTCCGGGACTGAAGGTGGTCATTCCGAGCACGCCGTACGACACGAAGGGCCTGCTCAAGGCCTCGATTCGGGACCCGGACCCGGTGTTGTTTATGGAGCCGAAGCACGTCTATCGGTCGATCCGCGAGGACGTGCCCGACGACGACTACGAGGTTCCGATCGGGGAGGCCGCCGTTCGTCGCGCAGGCGAGGACGTGACGGTGATCTCGTGGGGCGCGATGATGCACAAGACGCTCGAAGCGGTCTCGAAGATCGACGTCGACGCGGAGGTGATCGATCTCAGAACGATCTCACCGATGGACCGAGCGACGGTCGTCGACTCGGTCGAGAAGACCGGTCGCTGCGTGGTCGTCCACGAGGCGCCGAAGTCGGGCGGCTGGGCCAGCGAGATCATCGCCACGATCAACGACGAGGTGTTGATGTACCTCGAAGCGCCCATCGAGCGCGTGACCGGATTCGACATCCCCGTCCCGCTGCTGTCGATGGAGGACTACTACATCCCGCATCCCCCGCGCATCGCCGAAGCGATCGAGCGCGTCGCGGACTACTGA